One window from the genome of Pseudomonas frederiksbergensis encodes:
- a CDS encoding aldehyde dehydrogenase family protein — MTTQSSNRYSVDLQTAHLFYVNGGWSAPVSPASLPVVNPATEEVVAQVASGSAEDVDQAVAAARAAFADWSATSTAQRARVLGKIHELILERKEAFAQAISVEMGAAIGSARAMQVPLAAEHVRVARDLLSTYRFQTVENGTAIQREPIGVCGLITPWNWPLYQITAKVAAALAAGCTVVLKPSELSPLSALLFAQVVHDAGLPPGVFNLVNGSGHLVGAAMAAHSDVDMISITGSNRAGALVAQAAAPTAKRIGQELGGKSPNILLPDADFEKAVPLGVMAAFRNVGQSCSAPTRMIVPKARLAEVEALAAATANAIIVGDPQSPETVLGPIANEAQFNRVQAMIEAGLHEGAKLLCGGLGRVPCFDKGFYTRPTIFSEVDNAMRIAQEEIFGPVLCIIAYATIDEAVAIANDTIYGLGAHVQSQDLDLARTVASRIRAGQVLLNYPAWNPMAPFGGYKHSGNGREYGVFGLEEYLETKAIVGFGAPDLDR, encoded by the coding sequence ATGACTACCCAATCTTCGAATCGCTACAGCGTTGATCTGCAAACCGCCCACCTGTTCTACGTCAATGGCGGTTGGTCTGCGCCGGTCAGCCCGGCCAGTTTGCCGGTTGTCAATCCGGCGACGGAGGAAGTCGTTGCACAGGTCGCCAGCGGGTCTGCTGAGGATGTCGATCAGGCGGTCGCGGCGGCGCGTGCCGCGTTTGCCGATTGGTCTGCCACTTCTACAGCGCAGCGTGCGCGGGTGCTGGGCAAGATCCATGAGCTGATCCTTGAACGGAAAGAAGCGTTTGCCCAGGCGATTTCCGTGGAAATGGGCGCAGCCATCGGTTCTGCACGGGCGATGCAAGTGCCCCTGGCGGCCGAACACGTTCGGGTCGCCCGCGACCTGCTGTCCACTTACCGTTTCCAGACAGTCGAGAACGGGACCGCGATCCAACGTGAACCTATCGGCGTCTGCGGCCTCATCACTCCCTGGAACTGGCCGCTTTATCAGATCACTGCAAAAGTCGCCGCGGCGCTGGCAGCCGGCTGTACGGTGGTCCTTAAGCCCAGTGAGTTGTCGCCCCTTAGCGCCCTTCTGTTTGCGCAAGTGGTCCATGACGCGGGCCTTCCACCGGGCGTCTTCAACCTCGTGAACGGCAGCGGTCATTTGGTTGGCGCGGCGATGGCCGCACATTCTGATGTCGACATGATTTCGATTACCGGCTCAAACCGCGCAGGCGCACTGGTGGCACAGGCGGCCGCCCCGACGGCGAAGCGGATCGGGCAGGAACTGGGCGGCAAATCCCCGAACATTCTGCTGCCCGATGCCGACTTTGAAAAAGCCGTCCCACTGGGCGTCATGGCGGCGTTTCGCAATGTCGGGCAATCGTGCAGCGCCCCCACTCGAATGATCGTGCCCAAGGCCCGGCTGGCGGAGGTCGAAGCGCTGGCGGCCGCCACCGCCAATGCAATCATCGTTGGCGATCCGCAATCACCGGAAACGGTACTCGGCCCTATCGCCAATGAGGCCCAGTTCAATCGCGTGCAAGCCATGATCGAGGCCGGCCTGCATGAGGGGGCCAAACTGCTGTGCGGCGGACTGGGACGTGTGCCGTGTTTTGATAAGGGCTTCTACACCCGTCCGACGATTTTTTCCGAAGTGGATAACGCTATGCGGATCGCCCAGGAAGAAATTTTCGGACCGGTGCTGTGTATCATCGCCTACGCAACCATCGATGAGGCGGTCGCTATCGCGAACGATACGATCTATGGCCTCGGCGCTCATGTTCAATCACAGGACCTTGATCTAGCGCGCACCGTGGCTTCTCGTATCCGCGCAGGGCAAGTGCTCCTGAACTACCCAGCGTGGAATCCCATGGCACCCTTCGGTGGCTACAAGCACTCGGGTAATGGCCGTGAGTACGGCGTCTTCGGCCTCGAGGAATATTTGGAGACCAAGGCGATCGTTGGGTTTGGCGCACCTGACCTAGATCGATAG